In Thermospira aquatica, the following proteins share a genomic window:
- a CDS encoding transcriptional coactivator p15/PC4 family protein, whose protein sequence is MAEEQIISIGEVKKGNIKITVSEFNGQKYLDIRKYFDDDGELKPTKKGIALSAEQFEAVLDILTREKDHILKELS, encoded by the coding sequence ATGGCAGAAGAACAGATTATCTCCATTGGCGAAGTAAAAAAAGGGAATATTAAGATCACCGTCTCTGAATTTAATGGACAGAAGTATCTGGACATTCGTAAGTATTTTGATGACGACGGTGAACTTAAACCCACAAAAAAAGGTATTGCCCTCAGTGCCGAGCAATTTGAAGCTGTTCTGGATATTCTCACCAGGGAAAAAGATCACATTCTCAAAGAACTTTCATGA